In Elusimicrobiota bacterium, the following are encoded in one genomic region:
- the htpX gene encoding zinc metalloprotease HtpX: MNGLKTFILMLLMTILLVSIGNLISGKQGMITAFIFAFFMNFISYWFSDKIVLAMYGAKEIKENALPQVRSIVQQLTSSQGLPMPKIYLINSPMPNAFATGRNPKHSAVAVTSGILDLLDEKELSGVIAHELSHVKNRDILIGTVAATLAGAIFMLARMAQFAAMFGGGGGRGRENNGGPLGMLIVAIVAPFAAMIIQMAISRQREYQADASGAKMLGDPLALASALRKLAVGVKRNPVQVNPTTAHMFIVSPFSGKSLFTLFSTHPPLEERIKRLESMAQEAKGYKIPKIVY, encoded by the coding sequence ATGAACGGTTTAAAAACTTTTATTTTAATGCTTTTAATGACAATACTTTTAGTTTCGATAGGAAATTTAATAAGTGGAAAACAGGGAATGATAACGGCTTTCATATTTGCTTTTTTTATGAATTTCATTTCTTATTGGTTTTCAGATAAAATTGTGCTTGCTATGTACGGGGCAAAGGAAATTAAAGAAAATGCTTTGCCTCAAGTTCGTTCAATAGTTCAGCAATTGACTTCTTCTCAAGGACTGCCGATGCCTAAAATTTACTTAATTAATTCTCCAATGCCCAATGCGTTTGCAACCGGAAGAAATCCTAAGCATTCCGCTGTTGCCGTTACCAGTGGAATATTAGATTTATTAGATGAAAAAGAACTTTCGGGAGTAATTGCGCACGAGCTTTCTCATGTTAAAAACCGGGACATACTAATTGGAACTGTAGCTGCAACTTTGGCCGGAGCAATATTTATGCTCGCTCGAATGGCGCAATTCGCAGCAATGTTTGGCGGCGGGGGAGGGCGCGGACGTGAAAATAACGGAGGTCCGCTTGGAATGCTTATTGTTGCAATTGTTGCTCCTTTTGCGGCGATGATAATTCAGATGGCAATATCCAGACAAAGAGAATATCAGGCCGATGCGTCAGGCGCCAAAATGCTCGGCGATCCGCTTGCCCTAGCCAGCGCTCTAAGAAAACTTGCTGTTGGAGTTAAAAGAAATCCGGTGCAGGTCAATCCGACCACTGCCCATATGTTTATTGTAAGTCCCTTCAGCGGGAAATCATTATTTACTCTTTTTTCAACGCACCCTCCTTTAGAAGAAAGAATAAAAAGGTTAGAAAGCATGGCGCAGGAAGCTAAGGGGTATAAGATTCCCAAGATTGTTTATTAA